TGAAACTCGAACAGCCTGACTTTGAAAATCATAGACAACATCAAACACCTTGAACTTGCGCCAAGAATCAGGTTTACCCGTCTCATCTATTGGCAAAACGAGAGTTTCGCCAATTCGAGGCAGCCACTTACAGCTTGAGAATTCAGCGACCATTTTGGTAGAGCCATCGGCACTCCAAACAATACGTAATTTGAAATCTTGAGGATTAGGTGTCAAAAAAGGTGCATTATTTTTCATCATCTTCCCCCACCCAAAACTAAGGAGAGAAGTCCGATGGCGAAATAACACAAAATAACCGAGCCAATAACGCCAAAAGCAATCTTGAGAGACAATTCTTGATTGAACTTAGCAAAATCCTTTCTGAACTCACTCATCTCTTGGCGCAAAGCTACAAGCTCATCAACGGCTGGGTTTGTCTGCTTCGGCAAAATAGGTTTTATCGGTTTCTTGGTTGGATTATTTATGGTTTTGGAATAGGACTATAACTAGCAATCCCAAAAACAACCCGCGTCTAAACACTTGTTGAAAAATTTTTATTTCTCGATCGCGTCTGTTTCATCAAGCAAGAAAATTGAAAATGAGGGAAAATTGGAGCCAACGCCAAAACAATTACAAGCGCTGTATCGCCGATGCGTAGCAGCAAGCAACTTAATGCAGCCAATCAACGTAGTTCGGATGGACGAACGTAGCAAACGAATTTTTGTGTTGATTGGAGAGACAATTGAAGTAGAAATCTTTCCAAATGGGGAGGTATTTGTCAAGTGAACCAAATTAATAATTTTGATGCAATGTCTGACACTGAGTTATTGACTTACGTCAGGACTCATCCGCAGGACACAGAAGCATTTCACAAGTACATGGACAGATTGAGTAAGCGTCCGGGTGTGCTTTGCACCACTGATGAGGAGTTTGAAGCCGAATTACAAAGGCGAATTAATTCTTCACCTGGGCAAGCTTAAGTAGTATAGCAGGAAAGAAAAAATTTTCCTGCTCTGCAATACTTCTATTGTTGCTGTTGCCACCCACGAGCTTTAATAGCTTGGCAGTAATACTTCATTGCTGTGCTGCTAGGAGTGTCCCCATAAGCAGGAATTTCCTTATTTTCTTTCTCCTCGCTTATCTTTTTACCAGTCCGTTTATTGTAGACTCTATGCCCAACTATCCACAATCTTTCATCACCGCATGAAGCATTAAGCATATACTCAAACGTCAAGTCATCCTTAAATTGGTAAATCTTAAGAACGTTTCCAAATTTGCGTTCTTTCTCACCCATAGTCTGAGTATCTAACTTGAACGGATAGCCGTCGCTATCCGTTCCAACAATCAAAAACTGTTCAGCACCCTGAGCCACTGTCGACAAACTCAAAACAATAACACCACTAACAACCGCGCACAATCTTTTCACTAGCATAGCCAATACTGAGTTAAAAATCTTATCTCAGTCTTAACTTTTTTACTTACAGCAGTTTTCATGTATTTGAACCACTCTTATCGTAAAAGCGTAAGGCTTTGCACCCCTACCGCGTGGTCTATTTACCTGAAAATAGCTGTAAAGTAGTGCTATGACAAAGGTACTGAAAAGTAAGCGAAGATTGCGCGATGCTTACGGCGATAACAATGCGTTTAATACCAAAAATAAAACCCAAGAGCGATCACTTTTGACGCACTAGCTTTTGGGTTGAGTTCAAATTCACTTTTATAAAAATTTATCCCACCTCGCTCAAAATCAAAAATCAAAAATAACTTAATTGTTTCACAACACCAAAATTTTTCCCAATCCCCAGCTCCCAGTCCCCTATTCATTCATATTCCGATAAGTCGCAACCGCAGAAGGCGAGATGCGATTCAAATATCGGAAGATCCAATATTTGAAAATGGTATCTAAAATCACCGGAAATGTGGCAATAAATAAGAAGATAAAATCTCTATTTGCTGGTAATCCCCAATGGCGCGATACACCTTCTAGCAGTACTTCCCAACCATGAGGAGAGTGGAATCCTACAAAGATATCAGTAAACAAAATAATGATAAATGCTTTAGCACTATCACTAAGTCCATAGACAATATTATCAAAGAAATCTTTGAGTACAGCAATAGAAGACTTGCTGACTAGCAAAAGCCAGATAAAAGCAACAACCGAGAACATATCTGCAAAAACATTTTTGATCGCACCAGAGCTTTCATGACGAAATTCTTCAGCAAGCTCTATCGCCTTATTTTTCATTTCAGTCTCCAGTTGCTCAGGTAACAGTGGAGGAGCTTTGATAATGAGATTTTCAAACTTGAGCTTTTCTTCATATCTTTGTAATTCTACAAGAGCTTCCTCTTCCATTTCGGAATTGAGGAATATCTGCATTTGCTCTGAGTTTCTAAACCGCTCAATAATTGGGCCGACTACAAAAGATTTTGCTATTTGATGCGTTAAAAGTGGTACGATAATTAATAGTAAAATAAACCTGATAGATATTATTGTTCTTTTTTGAGTCTGACGGAAACTCTGAAT
This Nostoc sp. C052 DNA region includes the following protein-coding sequences:
- a CDS encoding proton extrusion protein PcxA encodes the protein MKNSVFSQKIYSFLLAAYRRYLQTPERSLYEAYDAALKIQEIENKHFNGNKIDTDSAMYSNSVMDYFESDLNKLLKIARMRLTEFKASRWFLNEENQKAAEKAGIEYLSLSLVLEKLNFIDQVISKYTIDSEQTTSNALVVRPQNLSANSVISDDKLQLVNTPTLPPKIPTQDSDNKGKIKRKTDTIGVLPRSILSTISRLQVELDPNSEQEVIQSFRQTQKRTIISIRFILLLIIVPLLTHQIAKSFVVGPIIERFRNSEQMQIFLNSEMEEEALVELQRYEEKLKFENLIIKAPPLLPEQLETEMKNKAIELAEEFRHESSGAIKNVFADMFSVVAFIWLLLVSKSSIAVLKDFFDNIVYGLSDSAKAFIIILFTDIFVGFHSPHGWEVLLEGVSRHWGLPANRDFIFLFIATFPVILDTIFKYWIFRYLNRISPSAVATYRNMNE